A portion of the Drosophila innubila isolate TH190305 chromosome 3L unlocalized genomic scaffold, UK_Dinn_1.0 0_D_3L, whole genome shotgun sequence genome contains these proteins:
- the LOC117787093 gene encoding toll-like receptor 6 produces MNPLCLCLCILLAVSHCSRSQESAAPASAQTSESLSSSKHQQQSQSHSNAIMGEAGVSSTQLLQPSTPARTLRPISSGDAGLYDAPDDCHFLPAAGLEQPEIALTCNLRTVNSEFDTTNFSVIPAEHTVALHILCNDEIMAKSRLEAQSFAHLARLQQLSIQYCKLSKLGRQVLDGLEQLRNLTLRTHNILWPALNFEIEADAFAVTKQLERLDLSSNNIWSLPDNIFCALSALSALNMSENRLQDVNELGFRDRSKETATSTESSSTTEAAAARRLGSSCSLDLELLDVSFNHFVLLPSNGFGTLRRLRVLHVNNNEISMIADKALSGLKNLQVLNLSSNKIVALPSELFAEQSKTIQEVYLQNNSISVLSPQLFSNLDQLQALDLSFNQITSTWTDRNTFAGLIRLVLLNLSHNKLTKLEPEIFTDLYTLQILNLRHNQLENIAADTFAPMNNLHTLLLSHNKLKYLDAYALNGLYVLSLLSLDNNALIGVHPDAFRNCSALQDLNLNGNQLKTIPLALRNMRLLRTVDLGENMITVLEENAFKGLGNLYGLRLIGNYLENITMHTFRDLPSLQILNLARNRIAVVEPGAFEMTSSIQAIRLDGNDLSDINGLFSNMPSLLWLNISDNRLESFDYGHVPSTLQWLDLHKNRLNLLSNRFGLDAELRLQTLDVSFNQLQRIGPGSIPNSIELLFLNDNLITTVDPDTFMHKSNLTRVDLYANQITTLDIKSLRILPVSEHRALPEFYIGGNPFTCDCNIDWLQKINHITSRQYPRIMDLETIYCKLLNNRERAYIPLLEAEPKHFLCTYKTHCFAVCHCCEFDACDCEMTCPTNCTCFHDQTWSTNIVECSGAGYSEMPRRVPMDTTELYIDGNNFVELAGHSFLGRKNLAVLYANNSNVVHIYNTTFSGLKRLLILHLEDNHIVSLEGNEFHNLENLRELYLQSNRIASIANGSFQMMRKLEVLRLDGNRLMHFEVWQLSANPYLVEISLADNQWSCECGYLSRFRNYLAQSSEKIVDAARVSCIYNNATSVLREKNGTKCTLRDGVAHYMHTNEIEGLLPLLLVATCAFVGFFGLIFGLFCYRHELKMWAHSSSCLMTLCYRSPRFTVDQLDKERPNDAYFAYSLQDEHFVNQILANTLESDIGYRLCLHYRDVNINAYITDALIEAAESAKQFVLVLSKNFLYNEWTRFEYKSALHELVKRRKRVVFILYGDLPQRDIDLDMRHYLRTSTCIEWDDKKFWQKLRLALPLPHGRGNNNKRVTGCLAARSSSVNMYATAHEYQAGVGGGGVSGGIPVPAAAARIADKLYADCSSNNYATINECGTRGYKPIPTSASAAAAACKFNTMNQLSKKQRELSVAGMAKTLEHQHQHHHQQQQQQQSQPQSQSQQQQQHRRSQHEYAVPAYLAAGAGVAGQAPAYDSVDYAKQHQLRAGNNCECIGTAKRSVKSQASALPSSFSSNFVPPAISSGAYNCKKPCNCNADDELLCGCGGLESGTQSSATMSSSSNNSRQPELTHYESNLSLNELDDGGASKPLQDLWA; encoded by the coding sequence ATGAATCCATTGTGCCTCTGCTTGTGTATCCTGCTCGCTGTGAGCCACTGCAGCCGCAGCCAGGAGTCGGCAGCTCCAGCCTCAGCTCAGACATCCGAGTCCTTGTCGAGCAGCAAGCACCAgcagcagtcgcagtcgcactCGAATGCGATAATGGGCGAGGCGGGCGTGTCCAGCACACAGTTGTTGCAACCCTCGACGCCGGCACGGACATTGCGTCCGATTTCTAGCGGGGATGCGGGTCTCTATGATGCTCCCGATGACTGCCACTTTCTGCCCGCTGCGGGTCTGGAGCAGCCAGAGATAGCACTGACCTGCAATCTGCGCACGGTGAACAGTGAATTCGACACGACCAACTTCAGTGTGATTCCCGCGGAGCACACGGTTGCCCTGCACATATTGTGCAACGATGAGATCATGGCCAAGAGCCGACTGGAGGCCCAATCGTTTGCCCATTTGGCCCGTCTCCAGCAGTTGTCCATTCAGTACTGCAAGCTGAGCAAGCTGGGACGTCAGGTGCTCGACGGACTCGAGCAGCTGCGAAATCTCACGCTGCGCACCCACAACATCCTCTGGCCGGCCTTGAATTTTGAAATCGAGGCAGATGCCTTCGCAGTGACCAAGCAGCTGGAGAGATTGGACTTGAGCTCGAACAACATTTGGTCTCTGCCGGATAACATCTTCTGTGCCTTGTCCGCCCTCTCCGCCCTCAATATGAGCGAAAATCGTTTGCAGGATGTCAACGAGTTGGGATTCAGGGATCGCAGCAAGGAGACGGCCACGTCCACGGAGTCCAGCTCAACCACGGAGGCAGCGGCTGCCAGGAGACTGGGCAGTTCCTGCAGCTTGGATCTGGAACTGCTCGATGTCAGCTTTAATCATTTTGTGCTCTTGCCCTCCAATGGATTCGGAACCCTGCGACGACTACGTGTCCTTCATGTGAACAACAATGAGATCTCGATGATTGCAGACAAAGCTCTGAGTGGCCTTAAGAATCTACAAGTGCTCAACCTTAGCTCCAATAAGATTGTTGCCCTGCCCTCAGAACTGTTTGCGGAGCAGTCCAAGACTATTCAGGAGGTGTATCTGCAAAACAACTCCATCAGTGTGCTCAGTCCTCAGTTGTTCTCGAACTTGGACCAGCTGCAGGCCTTGGATCTCTCGTTCAATCAAATCACCTCCACTTGGACAGATCGCAACACCTTTGCGGGTCTCATCCGCCTCGTCCTGCTGAATCTGTCGCACAACAAGCTGACCAAACTGGAACCCGAGATCTTCACCGACCTGTATACCCTGCAGATTCTCAATCTGCGTCACAACCAGCTGGAGAACATTGCCGCCGACACCTTTGCCCCGATGAATAACCTACACACTCTGTTACTCTCCCACAACAAGCTCAAGTACTTGGATGCATATGCTCTCAATGGTCTCTATGTGTTGTCCCTGCTCTCCCTGGACAATAATGCTTTGATTGGCGTCCATCCTGATGCCTTTAGGAACTGCAGTGCTCTGCAGGATCTCAACTTGAATGGCAACCAGTTGAAGACTATCCCATTGGCTCTTCGAAACATGCGCCTCCTGCGCACCGTGGATCTGGGAGAGAACATGATAACCGTGCTGGAGGAGAATGCTTTCAAGGGATTGGGCAATTTGTATGGACTGCGTCTGATTGGCAACTACTTGGAGAACATTACGATGCACACGTTCCGGGATTTGCCCAGTCTGCAGATACTCAACCTGGCCAGGAATCGCATTGCTGTCGTGGAGCCAGGAGCATTCGAGATGACTTCGAGTATTCAGGCGATTCGACTGGATGGCAACGATTTGTCGGACATCAATGGACTCTTCAGCAATATGCCCTCCCTGCTCTGGCTGAACATCTCAGACAATCGTTTGGAAAGCTTCGATTATGGCCATGTGCCCAGCACTTTGCAATGGCTCGATCTGCACAAGAATCGACTTAACCTGCTCTCCAATCGATTCGGCCTTGACGCCGAGCTGAGACTTCAAACCCTCGACGTTAGCTTCAATCAACTGCAACGCATTGGACCCGGCTCCATCCCAAATTCCATAGAGCTGTTGTTCCTCAACGATAATCTGATAACGACTGTCGACCCCGACACATTTATGCACAAGTCAAATCTGACCAGAGTGGATTTGTATGCCAATCAGATAACCACCCTCGATATCAAGTCCTTGCGCATACTTCCCGTCTCGGAGCATCGTGCTCTGCCTGAGTTCTACATTGGGGGGAATCCCTTCACCTGCGACTGCAACATTGACTGGCTGCAGAAGATCAATCACATTACGTCGCGTCAGTATCCCCGTATCATGGACCTGGAGACCATCTACTGCAAGCTCCTGAATAATCGTGAACGTGCCTACATTCCCCTCCTGGAGGCGGAACCCAAACACTTCCTATGCACCTACAAGACACATTGCTTTGCCGTCTGTCATTGCTGTGAGTTCGATGCCTGCGACTGTGAGATGACGTGTCCGACGAACTGCACGTGCTTCCATGACCAGACCTGGTCCACGAATATCGTCGAGTGCTCTGGAGCTGGATACTCCGAGATGCCACGTCGTGTGCCCATGGACACCACCGAGCTCTACATCGATGGCAATAACTTTGTCGAGCTGGCGGGACATTCATTTCTTGGTCGAAAGAACTTGGCAGTATTGTATGCGAACAACTCGAATGTGGTGCACATCTACAATACGACATTCAGTGGGCTGAAACGTTTGCTCATTCTGCATCTGGAGGATAATCACATTGTCTCGCTGGAGGGCAATGAATTTCACAATCTGGAGAACTTGCGAGAACTCTATTTGCAGTCGAATCGCATTGCGAGCATTGCCAATGGCAGCTTCCAAATGATGCGCAAACTGGAGGTGCTCCGACTCGATGGCAATCGGCTGATGCACTTTGAGGTCTGGCAGCTGTCTGCGAATCCCTATCTGGTCGAGATTAGCCTAGCCGACAATCAATGGAGCTGTGAGTGCGGCTATTTGTCACGCTTTCGCAATTATCTGGCTCAGAGCTCGGAGAAGATTGTCGACGCAGCACGGGTGAGCTGCATCTATAATAATGCGACCAGTGTGCTGAGGGAGAAGAATGGCACCAAGTGCACGCTGCGTGATGGCGTCGCACACTACATGCACACCAATGAGATTGAGGGACTGCTGCCCCTGCTCCTCGTGGCCACGTGCGCCTTTGTGGGTTTCTTTGGCCTCATTTTTGGACTCTTCTGCTATCGCCATGAACTGAAGATGTGGGCTCATTCCAGCAGCTGCCTGATGACCCTCTGCTATCGCTCGCCGCGCTTCACAGTCGATCAGCTGGACAAGGAGCGACCCAACGATGCCTACTTCGCCTACAGCCTGCAGGACGAGCACTTTGTCAATCAGATTCTGGCCAATACCCTGGAGAGCGACATCGGGTATCGTCTGTGCCTGCACTATCGGGATGTCAACATCAATGCCTATATCACGGATGCGCTAATCGAGGCTGCCGAGAGTGCCAAACAGTTTGTCCTCGTCCTGTCCAAGAACTTTCTCTACAACGAGTGGACGCGATTCGAGTACAAGAGTGCGTTGCATGAGCTCGTGAAGCGCAGGAAGCGTGTGGTGTTCATCCTGTATGGTGACTTGCCGCAACGCGACATTGACTTGGACATGCGTCACTATTTAAGGACGAGCACGTGCATCGAGTGGGATGACAAGAAGTTCTGGCAAAAGCTGCGACTCGCCTTGCCGCTGCCACACGGACgtggcaataacaacaagcgTGTGACGGGCTGTCTAGCGGCACGCAGCTCCTCGGTAAACATGTATGCCACAGCGCACGAGTATCAGGCAGGAGTCGGTGGCGGTGGCGTTAGCGGTGGCATCCCAGtgccagctgcagcagcacgCATTGCGGACAAGTTGTACGCtgattgcagcagcaacaattatgCAACAATCAACGAGTGCGGCACCAGGGGCTACAAACCGATACCCACATCCGCATCTGCTGCAGCCGCTGCCTGCAAGTTCAACACAATGAATCAGCTGTCCAAGAAACAGCGTGAACTGAGCGTTGCTGGCATGGCCAAGACACTggagcatcagcatcagcatcatcatcagcagcagcagcagcaacagtcgcaGCCTCAGTCGCAatctcagcagcagcaacaacatcgacgAAGTCAGCATGAATACGCTGTGCCAGCTTATTTGGCAGCTGGCGCTGGAGTTGCTGGCCAGGCGCCGGCCTACGACAGTGTAGATTATGCCAAGCAGCATCAGCTGAGGGCGGGCAACAACTGCGAGTGTATAGGCACTGCCAAGAGGTCGGTGAAGAGTCAGGCGTCGGCATTGCCAAGTTCCTTTAGCTCGAATTTTGTGCCACCCGCCATCAGCAGTGGCGCCTACAACTGCAAGAAGCCGTGCAACTGCAACGCGGATGATGAGCTGCTCTGCGGATGCGGCGGATTGGAGAGTGGCACTCAGAGCAGTGCCAcaatgagcagcagcagcaacaatagccGGCAACCAGAGTTGACACATTATGAATCGAATTTGAGTCTTAACGAATTGGACGATGGCGGTGCTTCTAAGCCACTGCAGGATCTGTGGGCGTAA